A genomic region of Dreissena polymorpha isolate Duluth1 chromosome 4, UMN_Dpol_1.0, whole genome shotgun sequence contains the following coding sequences:
- the LOC127879096 gene encoding uncharacterized protein LOC127879096 isoform X3, with amino-acid sequence MGDSCQQCTHLRTQLKDSESIIAQVLSEVTTKTNIIDKLVLENEQLKHNVQELNLRLKSVIDDKMKISVSLDNKKDEQANILAQVLVDVTAKTCKLEKLVSENEQIQQTVQELNLRLNSVMADTMNKSGTFENTNDEYSNTKLAQRFDSHVKQIWIEVNDEIEEEFNEVDRLSILSEMCQNVFTAFHTEVDFANQRILDSIFSDEKTFDDSLLKEVRSARKLYSGKSTTREKQIEKILQSIQWSKEINRIISERPETLIKTFLAELADVSWLMVTSNPPLILNFDVKGKEYTARIKERFVECGTSEAISHCKCEPGHVLLVAWPSVELENNKGYLTKGEVVVMPNEINNKMTI; translated from the exons ATGGGGGACTCGTGTCAGCAATGCACACATTTAAGG ACACAACTAAAAGACAGTGAAAGTATTATTGCGCAGGTACTTTCCGAAGTTACCACAAAGACAAATATTATAGATAAACTCGTTTTGGAGAACGAACAGCTAAAACACAATGTACAAGAACTTAACCTAAG ATTGAAATCTGTCATAGatgacaaaatgaaaataagtgtGTCTTTGGACAACAAAAAAGATGAGCAAGCGAATATCCTTGCGCAGGTATTGGTCGACGTGACCGCAAAGACATGTAAACTAGAAAAGCTCGTTTCAGAGAACGAGCAGATACAACAAACGGTTCAGGAACTAAACCTGAG ATTGAATTCTGTCATGGCGGATACAATGAATAAAAGTGGGACTTTTGAAAACACAAACGATGAGTACTCAAATACTAAATTAGCTCAAAGGTTTGACTCACACGTTAAACAAATCTGGATTGAAGTTAACGACGAAATTGAAGAAGAATTTAACGAAGTGGACCGTTTGTCAATTCTATCCGAAATGTGCCAG aATGTGTTTACAGCATTTCATACGGAAGTTGACTTTGCTAATCAACGAATCCTCGACAGCATATTCAGCGATGAAAAAACTTTCGATGACAGT CTTTTAAAAGAAGTAAGAAGTGCGAGAAAGTTATATAGCGGTAAAAGTACAACACGAGAAAAGCAAATAGAG AAAATATTGCAATCCATTCAATGGTCAAAAGAAATCAATAGAATAATATCGGAACGCCCAGAGACCCTAATAAAAACGTTTCTGGCAGAGCTTGCCGATGTGTCATGGCTGATGGTGACGTCGAATCCACCATTGATCCTGAATTTTGACGTCAAAGGGAAAGAATATACTGCTCGCATCAAGGAAAGATTTGTAGAATGTGGGACATCTGAAGCCATTTCGCACTGCAAATGCGAACCTGGGCATGTTTTGTTGGTTGCCTGGCCTAGTGTTGAGTTAGAGAACAACAAAGGTTATCTAACAAAGGGCGAAGTTGTTGTCATGccaaatgaaataaacaataaaatgacgatctaa
- the LOC127879096 gene encoding uncharacterized protein LOC127879096 isoform X4, with amino-acid sequence MKCAFGKADILTTVSNTLTQLKDSESIIAQVLSEVTTKTNIIDKLVLENEQLKHNVQELNLRLNSVMADTMNKSGTFENTNDEYSNTKLAQRFDSHVKQIWIEVNDEIEEEFNEVDRLSILSEMCQNVFTAFHTEVDFANQRILDSIFSDEKTFDDSLLKEVRSARKLYSGKSTTREKQIEKILQSIQWSKEINRIISERPETLIKTFLAELADVSWLMVTSNPPLILNFDVKGKEYTARIKERFVECGTSEAISHCKCEPGHVLLVAWPSVELENNKGYLTKGEVVVMPNEINNKMTI; translated from the exons ATGAAATGCGCATTTGGAAAGGCCGACATCCTGACTACGGTGTCAAACACTTTG ACACAACTAAAAGACAGTGAAAGTATTATTGCGCAGGTACTTTCCGAAGTTACCACAAAGACAAATATTATAGATAAACTCGTTTTGGAGAACGAACAGCTAAAACACAATGTACAAGAACTTAACCTAAG ATTGAATTCTGTCATGGCGGATACAATGAATAAAAGTGGGACTTTTGAAAACACAAACGATGAGTACTCAAATACTAAATTAGCTCAAAGGTTTGACTCACACGTTAAACAAATCTGGATTGAAGTTAACGACGAAATTGAAGAAGAATTTAACGAAGTGGACCGTTTGTCAATTCTATCCGAAATGTGCCAG aATGTGTTTACAGCATTTCATACGGAAGTTGACTTTGCTAATCAACGAATCCTCGACAGCATATTCAGCGATGAAAAAACTTTCGATGACAGT CTTTTAAAAGAAGTAAGAAGTGCGAGAAAGTTATATAGCGGTAAAAGTACAACACGAGAAAAGCAAATAGAG AAAATATTGCAATCCATTCAATGGTCAAAAGAAATCAATAGAATAATATCGGAACGCCCAGAGACCCTAATAAAAACGTTTCTGGCAGAGCTTGCCGATGTGTCATGGCTGATGGTGACGTCGAATCCACCATTGATCCTGAATTTTGACGTCAAAGGGAAAGAATATACTGCTCGCATCAAGGAAAGATTTGTAGAATGTGGGACATCTGAAGCCATTTCGCACTGCAAATGCGAACCTGGGCATGTTTTGTTGGTTGCCTGGCCTAGTGTTGAGTTAGAGAACAACAAAGGTTATCTAACAAAGGGCGAAGTTGTTGTCATGccaaatgaaataaacaataaaatgacgatctaa
- the LOC127879096 gene encoding uncharacterized protein LOC127879096 isoform X6: protein MKCAFGKADILTTVSNTLTQLKDSESIIAQVLSEVTTKTNIIDKLVLENEQLKHNVQELNLRLKSVIDDKMKISVSLDNKKDEQANILAQNVFTAFHTEVDFANQRILDSIFSDEKTFDDSLLKEVRSARKLYSGKSTTREKQIEKILQSIQWSKEINRIISERPETLIKTFLAELADVSWLMVTSNPPLILNFDVKGKEYTARIKERFVECGTSEAISHCKCEPGHVLLVAWPSVELENNKGYLTKGEVVVMPNEINNKMTI, encoded by the exons ATGAAATGCGCATTTGGAAAGGCCGACATCCTGACTACGGTGTCAAACACTTTG ACACAACTAAAAGACAGTGAAAGTATTATTGCGCAGGTACTTTCCGAAGTTACCACAAAGACAAATATTATAGATAAACTCGTTTTGGAGAACGAACAGCTAAAACACAATGTACAAGAACTTAACCTAAG ATTGAAATCTGTCATAGatgacaaaatgaaaataagtgtGTCTTTGGACAACAAAAAAGATGAGCAAGCGAATATCCTTGCGCAG aATGTGTTTACAGCATTTCATACGGAAGTTGACTTTGCTAATCAACGAATCCTCGACAGCATATTCAGCGATGAAAAAACTTTCGATGACAGT CTTTTAAAAGAAGTAAGAAGTGCGAGAAAGTTATATAGCGGTAAAAGTACAACACGAGAAAAGCAAATAGAG AAAATATTGCAATCCATTCAATGGTCAAAAGAAATCAATAGAATAATATCGGAACGCCCAGAGACCCTAATAAAAACGTTTCTGGCAGAGCTTGCCGATGTGTCATGGCTGATGGTGACGTCGAATCCACCATTGATCCTGAATTTTGACGTCAAAGGGAAAGAATATACTGCTCGCATCAAGGAAAGATTTGTAGAATGTGGGACATCTGAAGCCATTTCGCACTGCAAATGCGAACCTGGGCATGTTTTGTTGGTTGCCTGGCCTAGTGTTGAGTTAGAGAACAACAAAGGTTATCTAACAAAGGGCGAAGTTGTTGTCATGccaaatgaaataaacaataaaatgacgatctaa
- the LOC127879096 gene encoding uncharacterized protein LOC127879096 isoform X5 yields MKCAFGKADILTTVSNTLTQLKDSESIIAQVLSEVTTKTNIIDKLVLENEQLKHNVQELNLRLKSVIDDKMKISVSLDNKKDEQANILAQVLVDVTAKTCKLEKLVSENEQIQQTVQELNLRLLNVFTAFHTEVDFANQRILDSIFSDEKTFDDSLLKEVRSARKLYSGKSTTREKQIEKILQSIQWSKEINRIISERPETLIKTFLAELADVSWLMVTSNPPLILNFDVKGKEYTARIKERFVECGTSEAISHCKCEPGHVLLVAWPSVELENNKGYLTKGEVVVMPNEINNKMTI; encoded by the exons ATGAAATGCGCATTTGGAAAGGCCGACATCCTGACTACGGTGTCAAACACTTTG ACACAACTAAAAGACAGTGAAAGTATTATTGCGCAGGTACTTTCCGAAGTTACCACAAAGACAAATATTATAGATAAACTCGTTTTGGAGAACGAACAGCTAAAACACAATGTACAAGAACTTAACCTAAG ATTGAAATCTGTCATAGatgacaaaatgaaaataagtgtGTCTTTGGACAACAAAAAAGATGAGCAAGCGAATATCCTTGCGCAGGTATTGGTCGACGTGACCGCAAAGACATGTAAACTAGAAAAGCTCGTTTCAGAGAACGAGCAGATACAACAAACGGTTCAGGAACTAAACCTGAGGTTGTTG aATGTGTTTACAGCATTTCATACGGAAGTTGACTTTGCTAATCAACGAATCCTCGACAGCATATTCAGCGATGAAAAAACTTTCGATGACAGT CTTTTAAAAGAAGTAAGAAGTGCGAGAAAGTTATATAGCGGTAAAAGTACAACACGAGAAAAGCAAATAGAG AAAATATTGCAATCCATTCAATGGTCAAAAGAAATCAATAGAATAATATCGGAACGCCCAGAGACCCTAATAAAAACGTTTCTGGCAGAGCTTGCCGATGTGTCATGGCTGATGGTGACGTCGAATCCACCATTGATCCTGAATTTTGACGTCAAAGGGAAAGAATATACTGCTCGCATCAAGGAAAGATTTGTAGAATGTGGGACATCTGAAGCCATTTCGCACTGCAAATGCGAACCTGGGCATGTTTTGTTGGTTGCCTGGCCTAGTGTTGAGTTAGAGAACAACAAAGGTTATCTAACAAAGGGCGAAGTTGTTGTCATGccaaatgaaataaacaataaaatgacgatctaa
- the LOC127879096 gene encoding uncharacterized protein LOC127879096 isoform X1 — translation MKCAFGKADILTTVSNTLTQLKDSESIIAQVLSEVTTKTNIIDKLVLENEQLKHNVQELNLRLKSVIDDKMKISVSLDNKKDEQANILAQVLVDVTAKTCKLEKLVSENEQIQQTVQELNLRLNSVMADTMNKSGTFENTNDEYSNTKLAQRFDSHVKQIWIEVNDEIEEEFNEVDRLSILSEMCQNVFTAFHTEVDFANQRILDSIFSDEKTFDDSLLKEVRSARKLYSGKSTTREKQIEKILQSIQWSKEINRIISERPETLIKTFLAELADVSWLMVTSNPPLILNFDVKGKEYTARIKERFVECGTSEAISHCKCEPGHVLLVAWPSVELENNKGYLTKGEVVVMPNEINNKMTI, via the exons ATGAAATGCGCATTTGGAAAGGCCGACATCCTGACTACGGTGTCAAACACTTTG ACACAACTAAAAGACAGTGAAAGTATTATTGCGCAGGTACTTTCCGAAGTTACCACAAAGACAAATATTATAGATAAACTCGTTTTGGAGAACGAACAGCTAAAACACAATGTACAAGAACTTAACCTAAG ATTGAAATCTGTCATAGatgacaaaatgaaaataagtgtGTCTTTGGACAACAAAAAAGATGAGCAAGCGAATATCCTTGCGCAGGTATTGGTCGACGTGACCGCAAAGACATGTAAACTAGAAAAGCTCGTTTCAGAGAACGAGCAGATACAACAAACGGTTCAGGAACTAAACCTGAG ATTGAATTCTGTCATGGCGGATACAATGAATAAAAGTGGGACTTTTGAAAACACAAACGATGAGTACTCAAATACTAAATTAGCTCAAAGGTTTGACTCACACGTTAAACAAATCTGGATTGAAGTTAACGACGAAATTGAAGAAGAATTTAACGAAGTGGACCGTTTGTCAATTCTATCCGAAATGTGCCAG aATGTGTTTACAGCATTTCATACGGAAGTTGACTTTGCTAATCAACGAATCCTCGACAGCATATTCAGCGATGAAAAAACTTTCGATGACAGT CTTTTAAAAGAAGTAAGAAGTGCGAGAAAGTTATATAGCGGTAAAAGTACAACACGAGAAAAGCAAATAGAG AAAATATTGCAATCCATTCAATGGTCAAAAGAAATCAATAGAATAATATCGGAACGCCCAGAGACCCTAATAAAAACGTTTCTGGCAGAGCTTGCCGATGTGTCATGGCTGATGGTGACGTCGAATCCACCATTGATCCTGAATTTTGACGTCAAAGGGAAAGAATATACTGCTCGCATCAAGGAAAGATTTGTAGAATGTGGGACATCTGAAGCCATTTCGCACTGCAAATGCGAACCTGGGCATGTTTTGTTGGTTGCCTGGCCTAGTGTTGAGTTAGAGAACAACAAAGGTTATCTAACAAAGGGCGAAGTTGTTGTCATGccaaatgaaataaacaataaaatgacgatctaa
- the LOC127879096 gene encoding uncharacterized protein LOC127879096 isoform X7 translates to MKCAFGKADILTTVSNTLTQLKDSESIIAQVLSEVTTKTNIIDKLVLENEQLKHNVQELNLRLKSVIDDKMKISVSLDNKKDEQANILAQVLVDVTAKTCKLEKLVSENEQIQQTVQELNLRLNSVMADTMNKSGTFENTNDEYSNTKLAQRFDSHVKQIWIEVNDEIEEEFNEVDRLSILSEMCQNVFTAFHTEVDFANQRILDSIFSDEKTFDDSLLKEVRSARKLYSGKSTTREKQIESLPMCHG, encoded by the exons ATGAAATGCGCATTTGGAAAGGCCGACATCCTGACTACGGTGTCAAACACTTTG ACACAACTAAAAGACAGTGAAAGTATTATTGCGCAGGTACTTTCCGAAGTTACCACAAAGACAAATATTATAGATAAACTCGTTTTGGAGAACGAACAGCTAAAACACAATGTACAAGAACTTAACCTAAG ATTGAAATCTGTCATAGatgacaaaatgaaaataagtgtGTCTTTGGACAACAAAAAAGATGAGCAAGCGAATATCCTTGCGCAGGTATTGGTCGACGTGACCGCAAAGACATGTAAACTAGAAAAGCTCGTTTCAGAGAACGAGCAGATACAACAAACGGTTCAGGAACTAAACCTGAG ATTGAATTCTGTCATGGCGGATACAATGAATAAAAGTGGGACTTTTGAAAACACAAACGATGAGTACTCAAATACTAAATTAGCTCAAAGGTTTGACTCACACGTTAAACAAATCTGGATTGAAGTTAACGACGAAATTGAAGAAGAATTTAACGAAGTGGACCGTTTGTCAATTCTATCCGAAATGTGCCAG aATGTGTTTACAGCATTTCATACGGAAGTTGACTTTGCTAATCAACGAATCCTCGACAGCATATTCAGCGATGAAAAAACTTTCGATGACAGT CTTTTAAAAGAAGTAAGAAGTGCGAGAAAGTTATATAGCGGTAAAAGTACAACACGAGAAAAGCAAATAGAG AGCTTGCCGATGTGTCATGGCTGA